The sequence CTGCCAAAGATACAGAACTTAAAGATTGTACTTGTTAACTCAGAGTTTCGTCCTGGTTGTACATCTAAAACAACGGAAATTGCCCTGTGCAAAGATTGCAAATTTCGGAATAAGACACTGGTTGTTGATGTCAACGTATCTACATACGGAGATTACAAGAATTACCGATATTACCAGCAGCCGGATATCCTCGTGAACTTTGATGTAACAATTACGTGTGGGCGCGTTGAGTCAAATAAAGGAGTAGCATCGGATTTGGATTGGAAAAAACTGAGTTGTCCCATTGTATTTTTATCTTCGTCAGAAATTGAAGCGTCATCAATAGAATCAACGTTTCAGTCTGATTCCGAGTTTTCTCAGGTGTATTACAATGGACGGAACAATttccaatctttgaaattttcccgAAACCTCAAAAGCTTATGCGCAGAtctgaaaaatcaatttataatcgTTTTCAAAAGACTGCCAAAAATGAATGTTTCGAAAAATTGCTTCTATCCTAGTGTTTGTCCAGTGTGTTCCTCTAAAGCTCTAATAGTGTGTGAATTTTGCAAGATGATATTCTACTGCGGATTTGAGCATCTTAAAGAACATCAGAGTCTACACAAGGATTTCTGTGATGCCGTTCAAAGACTGCTGACTGAAACTGGAGCTTCAAATCCTTTCGATAATCTCGAAAAAGGTGATCCAGAGTCTTGGTTAAGAGCGAAGATTGATCTGATGTACAAAGTGCAGCTCAAACTAGGAAAAGAGCGACAGCTTACGAAGTGCGAAGAACAAATGTTCCTGTATACCAAAACCTGCTTAATTTGCCACAGTGGTGATCTGAGTAATTTGACGACTTGTGAATGTGGGATTAGTCTTTGCGAAAAACACACAGATAACTTGAGGCATCAACAACTTTGCAGAGATTTATTGCTGTCTTTTAAACTGTCGACGACTATGATCCGAGCAGATCTAGATGTTTTAGTGAAACCTTTTATTCGCGAAAGAACTGATATTCTTCCTTCTTCGATGGATAGCTTCATAGATTCGTGTTTGAGTCTGAATAAGGAAGCATCACAAGGAAAAAATAAACCCAATACCCCTGATATTCAGAAGATTATGCTTTCCGACCTCCTCTCCAGGCCTCTGACTTTTCTTTATGctttgcaaaaactaaatttgaaagtAGAGAAAACAATGGTCGTTCATGTAATATGTGCAATGGATACTGACTATTCCGAGACACATTACTGGGATTTCGCTTTATACTGGCTGAGGACACTGAGAaccttgaaaatgattttcattgGACCGAAAATGTGTCCAGTGAACGGGGATGATGTTTCGAGGACGTTCAAATATATGAAGAGTCGCTCTTACTTTGGAAGACTTGGAGTGGAGATCAAGCAAGAAAGATACGACGAATATTTTCAGGATCCTTCTTTCGAAAAGCCTGATATTATTTTGGGATATGATCTAGACCTACAAGAAATGTATGGAATTTCTAACAATTCCAAGTGCCCTTGGAAGGAGACAATCATAACTTTGGCGAAACTGGAAGTACCATTCGTGCTGACTGCAGGAACAAAAGAGCAAGCCCTTAAAGATCACGAAAAGATATGCTCGGTTTTaggaaaatctattaattttgcCCTTTCCGAGCGAAATCCATTCGCAAGTTTATTTCCTAGGAGACACGTCTTATTTCAGAGTTTACGTCACTCGAATGATTATATCATTATCTACACTAATtggagtaaaaatttaattaagaggCCTAGATTAAAAAGTTCTGGGGGAGACACGAAACTAGCTGCTAGCGCAAAGTTTGAGTCCAATAAAAGCAGAACTGGAGGAACGATTGAGAAAAATCCTGTAGGAGAATCTAAACGAAGAGAGAATTTGGAATCTAGTTTGAAACAACCTGCCAGTAAGAAAATCAAAACTGAtacaggatttgaaataaaacCCTCTCAATTTAAAACTATTCCACGCGATACAAATCCACTTAATCCAACTGGCCCAAAAAATATTGGATGTAAGGTAAAACCAAGAGAAggtttagaatttaatttgaaagcagAGGAAACTGATAAACTATGCGACGAAATAGAGTGGCAGTTCGTTAAGAGATCACCTAAGAAGGAAAGGATGCAAAAAAAAGATTTGCTTGATCTTGTGAAAAGtggtcaggaaaagaaaaaagtccatCGAATAGTTGCACGTACATCGAAAATATCTCAAGTTGATAAACTTAAAAACGAAACAAAACTATCTGATgcgaagaattttgaaaggaatcAAAATAAGGCAAAACTAGCTAACGGAAAAAAACAAGGAGTAAGAAACCGGAAGGAAACGAGACTGGTCAGTGTGAAAAATCCTGGTCCCGTACGAACACTTCTACAAAATGCGCGATATAAATCGAAATTGGAGTCACCCAAGTTACAAAAAATGGTAATATCTGGTATGAAAAAACTTTCGGAGTCTGCAAAGAAACCAATCAAGGAAAAAGTGAACAAGAAGGAATTATCTAGTATTGAAAAAATTGGAGAGGAAAATAGACGCTTTCTGGGAAAGTTTGCAACTAAACTGAATCCATTTAAGGTAAAAAATATTAAGTGCGAAACAAAACCAGACAATTCGAAAAATGGTCAAACAAATCAGGATAAAACAAAACTAGCTGCTGCTGAAAATTACAGATGTGAAATCGCgaatttaaaaacgaaacaaaCTGATAAGGAAGCTGTGGGATGCGaaataatatttagagaaaattttgaGTCTGCACCAAAAGCAGCAGTGACTGATCAGGAAATCAAACAGGCTGCCGTTGAAAAAGTTGAATCGAAAATGAAATCCTCACAGATGAAAGATATGGGACTCAAGATGCAAAAAACGATgtcaaatctttttgataaaacagaAAATCAGTTGCAAAATAGGATATTTTCTGCTACTGTAAATATCGGATTTGAAAATGAGGAATACGAGCATGAAAGAGTTGAATACAAAcctaaatctgttttggttgtcGATTACAAATCCGAAATGAACTCAGTGGTTAAGAGAATGGAATCAAAGACGAATCTAGATTACCAAttagaaatcaattattttgaaattaaaagaacagCTGACAAGGAAACTTTTGGATTTCAAACAAGACGAACAGGAAATTTGGAACTGAAATCAAACACTGATGTGGAATCGAATTCTCTCAAAAATCCTAATAAGAAGGAAAACTTGCTGCGGAATGAACTATCTGATGTAGGAAAAATAGGACATGAGACGGAGAAtcttgaaaatgataaatttaatcttaaattagaAAAGAAGTTTATAGAGACTAATTTCAACTTATCCAGCAGTCTCGATTCTACTCTTAGAATGGACATTTCAAACGCTCAAACAAAACTAAATGGGAAGGAAAATCTTGAATGCGAAGCGAAACTAACAGAAAATTTGGAATCGAAATCAAAACTTATAACTAAAGAATCAGATAAGGAGAAATGTGTTGACGACAGAAAACTATCTCAAACTGAAAtcagtttcaacaaaacatttaccATTCATAAATTCGAATCTAGTTTGAGCATTGAAGTGGCAAATAGTGAATCCCAACTAGTAGGATTGAAAACTGGATGTGTAGCAAGAATAACTGAAATTTGTCGAAgcttatttatactttttatgcTAATCTGCATTTGGATTTTGATgcatctgaaattaaaatatgaagattttattgattattttatgaatcagaagcaagaaactgctgttgaaaatttcgattttgaaaTTGATGAAAGTGTTGCAAGTGTCGAGTCTACCGTAAACTTGAACAACACTCAGAATTCTAGTTCTGGGGAGTTTGAAGTGGCACCACTCAATTTTCAAAATGGTGATTTTGGAAACAAATTAGGAGACAGTGTGGAATGTGAAGAGCAGGTTCGTGCAAAAAAGAGTTCAAACTTCAAGGCCAAGTCCAGATCTTTTAATAGAAAGTTGCCCGAGGAGAAATTCTTCTGCAGAGAGACACATGAATTGTTGatggaaaagttactttttgaagagaaaatgaatcattttgcGAATGAAAAACTGTATCTGCGACAAGAATGTGAACGGGTTGAACAAGAAAATGTCCTGATAAATGATATTAGACTTCAAATAAACGAGGGAATTACCGCAGAATTCCaagatgaagattaattttttttcgtttaggtaagtttcatgaagaattattttattgcaactgAATTTATacaaaagttatacaaaaaaaagttattcgaCAGTTTTCAATTACAGAGaagctacaaaatcccaatttcgaaatttcctAACTTTACCCTGACATCTAAATTTTTGTTAGGTATAAAACAACCTTACTTTTTctcaatatatttcaaa is a genomic window of Belonocnema kinseyi isolate 2016_QV_RU_SX_M_011 chromosome 8, B_treatae_v1, whole genome shotgun sequence containing:
- the LOC117178028 gene encoding uncharacterized protein LOC117178028 is translated as MSLKTRVKKENALRKDVTKIKRTHDVVLPFYPNECFVCKSTNQLKICGRCNMVSYCSSDHQKEHWPRHKDICNVISSILTEKGVSHVYENLRGIDSSKWRQAKINLMSLIAKKLSRPITVEDSDIVAFPRVCFACYDAIQENLRNCPACPFASFCEEHRSSSLHDEDCIKIREFQVQEVSRMKNLDVKLEHATFKRIVEGTPFCENLQPPSSITEYFEDYIKLPLKLYKELKIHISYYLSAPLSIFSAIQKMNLEIGSALVLHLIDSPLSLNDSKPWEILLHLLPKIQNLKIVLVNSEFRPGCTSKTTEIALCKDCKFRNKTLVVDVNVSTYGDYKNYRYYQQPDILVNFDVTITCGRVESNKGVASDLDWKKLSCPIVFLSSSEIEASSIESTFQSDSEFSQVYYNGRNNFQSLKFSRNLKSLCADLKNQFIIVFKRLPKMNVSKNCFYPSVCPVCSSKALIVCEFCKMIFYCGFEHLKEHQSLHKDFCDAVQRLLTETGASNPFDNLEKGDPESWLRAKIDLMYKVQLKLGKERQLTKCEEQMFLYTKTCLICHSGDLSNLTTCECGISLCEKHTDNLRHQQLCRDLLLSFKLSTTMIRADLDVLVKPFIRERTDILPSSMDSFIDSCLSLNKEASQGKNKPNTPDIQKIMLSDLLSRPLTFLYALQKLNLKVEKTMVVHVICAMDTDYSETHYWDFALYWLRTLRTLKMIFIGPKMCPVNGDDVSRTFKYMKSRSYFGRLGVEIKQERYDEYFQDPSFEKPDIILGYDLDLQEMYGISNNSKCPWKETIITLAKLEVPFVLTAGTKEQALKDHEKICSVLGKSINFALSERNPFASLFPRRHVLFQSLRHSNDYIIIYTNWSKNLIKRPRLKSSGGDTKLAASAKFESNKSRTGGTIEKNPVGESKRRENLESSLKQPASKKIKTDTGFEIKPSQFKTIPRDTNPLNPTGPKNIGCKVKPREGLEFNLKAEETDKLCDEIEWQFVKRSPKKERMQKKDLLDLVKSGQEKKKVHRIVARTSKISQVDKLKNETKLSDAKNFERNQNKAKLANGKKQGVRNRKETRLVSVKNPGPVRTLLQNARYKSKLESPKLQKMVISGMKKLSESAKKPIKEKVNKKELSSIEKIGEENRRFLGKFATKLNPFKVKNIKCETKPDNSKNGQTNQDKTKLAAAENYRCEIANLKTKQTDKEAVGCEIIFRENFESAPKAAVTDQEIKQAAVEKVESKMKSSQMKDMGLKMQKTMSNLFDKTENQLQNRIFSATVNIGFENEEYEHERVEYKPKSVLVVDYKSEMNSVVKRMESKTNLDYQLEINYFEIKRTADKETFGFQTRRTGNLELKSNTDVESNSLKNPNKKENLLRNELSDVGKIGHETENLENDKFNLKLEKKFIETNFNLSSSLDSTLRMDISNAQTKLNGKENLECEAKLTENLESKSKLITKESDKEKCVDDRKLSQTEISFNKTFTIHKFESSLSIEVANSESQLVGLKTGCVARITEICRSLFILFMLICIWILMHLKLKYEDFIDYFMNQKQETAVENFDFEIDESVASVESTVNLNNTQNSSSGEFEVAPLNFQNGDFGNKLGDSVECEEQVRAKKSSNFKAKSRSFNRKLPEEKFFCRETHELLMEKLLFEEKMNHFANEKLYLRQECERVEQENVLINDIRLQINEGITAEFQDED